The uncultured Cohaesibacter sp. genome window below encodes:
- a CDS encoding ABC transporter ATP-binding protein: MGSIQLKDLRKSFGDLEIIKGVNLEIKDGEFMVFVGPSGCGKSTLLRLIAGLEEVTSGTIISDGRDVTRLQPFDRHMAMVFQSYALYPHMTVRQNIEFALKTIKLPKAEIARKTAEAARILKLEPYLDRKPAALSGGQRQRVAIGRAIVREPSAFLFDEPLSNLDAALRTETRIEIARLHETLSGTIIYVTHDQVEAMTLADRIAVLSDGQLMQCDTPQMLYERPVNRFVAQFIGSPKMNLLPANGEDGKTVMLAGGSKAITVEGGYMGRVAELGLRSEHLRLGNAADAPLTGTVSHVEYLGADASIFVTLTSGETLNLRGIGRELPEVGSEVGLLFEPSDIHLFDADGLALREYA; encoded by the coding sequence ATGGGTAGCATCCAACTGAAAGACCTCAGGAAGTCCTTTGGTGACCTCGAGATCATCAAGGGCGTCAATCTGGAGATCAAGGATGGCGAATTCATGGTGTTTGTCGGCCCGTCCGGCTGTGGCAAATCCACCCTGCTGCGCCTGATCGCCGGGCTTGAGGAAGTGACCTCTGGCACCATCATCAGCGACGGACGCGACGTGACCAGATTGCAGCCCTTTGACCGCCACATGGCCATGGTGTTCCAGTCCTATGCCCTCTACCCCCACATGACGGTCCGGCAGAATATCGAATTCGCCCTCAAGACCATCAAGTTACCCAAGGCCGAGATCGCCCGGAAGACGGCAGAGGCGGCACGCATCCTCAAGCTGGAGCCCTATCTTGATCGCAAGCCCGCAGCCCTGTCCGGTGGCCAGCGCCAGCGGGTGGCTATCGGTCGGGCCATTGTGCGCGAGCCATCCGCCTTTCTGTTCGATGAACCGCTCTCCAACCTTGATGCTGCTCTGCGCACCGAGACCCGCATCGAGATCGCCCGCCTGCATGAGACCCTGTCCGGCACCATCATCTATGTAACCCATGATCAGGTCGAAGCCATGACACTGGCTGACCGCATTGCCGTGTTGTCCGATGGCCAGTTGATGCAATGCGATACGCCACAAATGCTCTATGAGCGCCCGGTCAACCGCTTCGTTGCCCAGTTCATTGGCAGCCCCAAGATGAACCTGCTGCCCGCCAACGGCGAAGACGGCAAGACCGTCATGCTCGCAGGGGGATCAAAGGCTATCACCGTTGAAGGTGGCTATATGGGCAGGGTTGCCGAACTGGGTCTGAGGTCCGAGCATTTGAGGTTGGGCAACGCCGCAGACGCCCCCCTTACCGGCACTGTCTCCCACGTCGAATATCTGGGGGCCGATGCCAGCATCTTCGTAACGTTGACAAGCGGTGAGACTCTCAACCTGCGCGGCATCGGCCGCGAACTGCCAGAGGTTGGCTCTGAGGTCGGGCTGTTGTTCGAGCCATCCGACATCCACCTGTTCGATGCCGACGGGCTGGCTCTGCGCGAGTATGCCTGA
- a CDS encoding LacI family DNA-binding transcriptional regulator, with the protein MDSAPKKNATLRQVADHAGVSVTTASLVLNRKGEISESTRTNVLRAMDELNYTPRGERSSAENLASDAQNAVRFLKIARHGQTVNRDHNVFISDYIDGMSFEATRRDYSLQVVSHEATDISTIIEEISTSDLRGIVALGTELSDEDIRLITNCGIPNVIVDTYRPFVDGNFIDMDNDQLVHLALDHLISQGFSRIGLVSSYSEVNNFKLRHEAYLRAMNAHKLVIEEENILSVCATSEDAYADSLKQLAGIKTLSDAYFCSNDVIAFGFIRALREMGYSVPADISVIGFDNLPMANIFDPPLTSLNVPKQRIGAMAIRILDDLIVAKVKQPSVKVLVSGDLVIRQSVRLKAD; encoded by the coding sequence ATGGATTCTGCACCGAAAAAGAACGCTACGCTCAGACAAGTCGCAGACCACGCTGGTGTTTCTGTCACCACGGCTTCACTGGTACTCAATCGCAAGGGGGAGATCTCCGAAAGCACGAGAACAAATGTACTGCGTGCCATGGATGAGTTGAACTACACCCCGAGAGGGGAGCGCAGCTCGGCAGAGAATCTTGCCTCTGATGCCCAGAACGCCGTCCGCTTCCTCAAAATCGCCCGCCACGGCCAGACCGTGAACCGGGACCACAATGTCTTCATTTCCGACTATATAGACGGCATGTCCTTCGAAGCGACCCGACGCGATTACTCGCTACAGGTCGTCTCTCATGAAGCGACTGATATTTCTACGATAATTGAAGAAATATCCACCTCTGACCTGCGCGGCATCGTTGCCCTGGGCACCGAGTTGAGCGACGAGGATATCCGCCTCATCACCAACTGTGGCATCCCCAACGTGATTGTCGACACCTACCGCCCGTTCGTCGATGGCAATTTCATCGACATGGACAACGACCAGCTTGTGCATCTAGCCCTCGATCATCTCATCTCGCAGGGCTTCAGCCGAATCGGTCTGGTCAGCAGCTATTCCGAGGTGAACAACTTCAAGCTCCGCCATGAAGCCTATCTCAGGGCCATGAATGCCCACAAGCTGGTGATCGAGGAAGAAAACATCCTCTCGGTCTGCGCGACCAGCGAAGACGCCTATGCTGATTCTCTCAAGCAGTTGGCAGGCATCAAGACCCTGTCGGACGCCTATTTCTGCTCGAACGACGTAATCGCCTTTGGCTTCATCCGCGCATTGCGCGAGATGGGCTACTCCGTTCCGGCTGACATTTCGGTGATCGGTTTCGACAATTTGCCGATGGCCAACATATTTGACCCGCCACTAACTTCACTAAACGTTCCCAAACAACGCATCGGTGCCATGGCGATCCGCATTCTGGACGACCTGATCGTTGCCAAGGTCAAGCAGCCCTCAGTCAAGGTGCTGGTGTCGGGCGACCTCGTCATCAGACAGAGCGTCAGGCTGAAAGCTGATTAG
- a CDS encoding PQQ-dependent sugar dehydrogenase yields the protein MNVTTFAQLLAVGLIAGTSPALAQSFNAAPPNAERQQPAFAGQTRAPILADSITLERTVIARGLDHPWGMDQLPDGRWLVTERSGTLRIVGADGSKSRAIAGLPEVDARQQGGLLDVTIRDDFTSSRRVWWSYAEPRGNGTNATAVATGTLSSDEQRMENVEVIFQQQPAWRSANHFGSRLVFDKTGALFVTTGERYYEASRQLAQDLGTTLGKVVRITPMGGAAAGNPELPGGLPKIWSYGHRNIQSAALGPDGTLWTVEHGPKGGDELNHPQAGRNYGWPIIAYGENYSGTPVGEGLTAKDGMEQPVYYWDPVIAPSGMVFYDGAMFPEWQGDALIGGLASRALVRLKLDGEKVTGEARYLEGRSRIRDVDVDATDGSIIILTDAANGTLTRLTRR from the coding sequence ATGAATGTGACGACTTTCGCCCAACTTCTTGCCGTTGGCCTGATCGCTGGAACCAGCCCTGCCCTCGCCCAGTCCTTCAATGCGGCCCCGCCCAATGCGGAAAGACAGCAACCAGCCTTTGCGGGGCAGACGAGAGCACCCATCCTTGCCGATAGCATCACCCTGGAACGGACAGTCATCGCCCGAGGCCTTGATCACCCATGGGGAATGGATCAATTGCCAGATGGCCGCTGGCTTGTTACCGAGCGCTCGGGAACTCTGCGCATCGTCGGGGCCGATGGCAGCAAATCCCGCGCTATTGCCGGTCTGCCGGAGGTTGACGCCAGACAGCAGGGCGGCCTGCTCGACGTAACGATCCGAGATGATTTCACCTCCTCGCGCCGGGTATGGTGGAGCTATGCCGAGCCGCGCGGCAACGGCACCAACGCAACAGCGGTGGCGACCGGCACCCTTTCCTCCGACGAACAGCGCATGGAAAATGTCGAGGTCATCTTCCAGCAGCAACCCGCCTGGCGCTCGGCCAACCATTTCGGCTCGCGGCTGGTCTTCGACAAGACTGGCGCCCTGTTCGTGACAACCGGCGAACGCTACTACGAAGCCTCGCGGCAACTGGCGCAGGACTTGGGAACAACCCTTGGCAAGGTTGTTCGCATCACCCCCATGGGCGGCGCAGCAGCGGGCAACCCAGAGCTCCCCGGCGGTCTGCCGAAAATCTGGTCCTATGGTCATCGCAACATCCAGTCAGCAGCACTCGGGCCGGATGGCACCCTGTGGACCGTGGAACATGGTCCCAAGGGAGGCGACGAGCTCAACCACCCGCAGGCAGGCCGCAACTATGGCTGGCCGATCATTGCCTATGGTGAAAACTACTCCGGCACTCCGGTTGGCGAGGGATTGACGGCGAAAGACGGCATGGAACAGCCGGTCTATTACTGGGACCCGGTGATCGCCCCTTCCGGCATGGTCTTCTACGATGGTGCCATGTTCCCCGAATGGCAGGGCGATGCCCTCATCGGCGGCCTGGCAAGCCGGGCTCTGGTCCGCCTGAAACTGGACGGGGAAAAGGTCACTGGTGAGGCCCGTTATCTCGAAGGGCGAAGCCGCATCCGCGACGTCGATGTCGATGCCACCGACGGCTCGATCATCATCTTGACAGACGCGGCCAACGGAACCCTCACCCGCCTGACGCGGCGATAA
- a CDS encoding tripartite tricarboxylate transporter permease, producing the protein MLTDVLMTVLAPDNLLIIVLTTIYGCFIGAVPGLTATMAVALLVPFTFFLDPIPAISAIVATTTTAIFAGDISGTLLRIPGTPASAAYVDDAHTISQNGKPRTALLISLSTAAIGGVIGVIILMLVAPQLAHIAISFSSYETFWLACLGLSCAVFVGGGSVPKSFASLFIGLAIACVGIDVAVGYPRYTFGVDDLMDGITFIPAMIGIFAFSEVLRTVQTLKKNEAQLQTITEPFFSALAGALQAIRRFAVTILRSSLIGTVVGALPGAGADIAAWICYALARRFSKEPNSFGKGSMDGIAAGGSANNAAISGAWTPALVFGIPGDSVTAIAIGVLLLKGMTPGPRIFIDQPELTSALFGSFLVANIMMVPVGMLAIFCSTYILKVPRAVMAPVILLFSLVGAYAISGTVTAIWIVLVLGLVGYLMAVVEIPLAPAILGIVLGKIIEDNFMVSIIKAQGDLLAFFERTYSLVLGILTLIIWTLLIIRAVREMIAGDQRERASANSRKKDTQTSEPDVLQG; encoded by the coding sequence ATGCTGACAGATGTTCTTATGACGGTGCTGGCGCCGGACAATCTGCTGATCATCGTTCTTACGACGATCTACGGTTGCTTCATCGGAGCCGTTCCCGGGCTGACAGCGACCATGGCGGTTGCCCTTCTGGTGCCATTCACCTTTTTCCTGGATCCCATTCCGGCGATCAGCGCGATTGTCGCGACGACGACTACGGCCATTTTCGCCGGCGACATCTCGGGCACGCTGCTGCGCATTCCCGGCACTCCTGCCTCTGCAGCCTATGTGGATGACGCCCACACCATTTCCCAAAACGGAAAGCCGCGCACGGCGCTGTTGATTTCTCTCTCCACCGCTGCAATTGGCGGCGTGATCGGGGTGATCATCCTGATGCTGGTCGCTCCGCAACTGGCGCATATCGCAATCAGCTTCTCAAGCTATGAAACCTTCTGGCTGGCCTGTCTGGGATTGAGTTGCGCAGTGTTCGTCGGCGGGGGATCGGTTCCAAAGAGCTTTGCCAGCCTGTTCATTGGTCTGGCCATTGCCTGTGTCGGCATCGACGTGGCCGTCGGCTATCCCCGCTATACCTTCGGGGTCGACGACCTGATGGACGGGATCACCTTCATTCCCGCGATGATCGGGATCTTTGCCTTTTCCGAGGTGTTGCGCACGGTTCAGACGTTGAAGAAGAACGAGGCGCAACTACAGACCATCACCGAACCGTTTTTCTCTGCCTTGGCAGGTGCATTGCAAGCCATTCGCCGCTTTGCGGTTACGATATTGCGCTCGTCGCTGATCGGTACCGTCGTCGGAGCTCTGCCTGGGGCGGGGGCCGATATCGCGGCCTGGATTTGCTACGCTCTTGCGCGGCGCTTCTCAAAGGAGCCAAACAGTTTCGGCAAGGGCAGCATGGATGGCATCGCTGCGGGTGGTTCGGCCAACAATGCCGCTATCAGTGGCGCCTGGACGCCTGCGCTGGTGTTCGGTATTCCGGGCGACTCCGTTACCGCCATCGCCATTGGCGTTTTGCTGCTGAAGGGCATGACGCCCGGGCCGCGGATCTTTATAGATCAGCCGGAGCTGACCTCGGCACTGTTCGGCTCGTTTCTGGTGGCCAACATCATGATGGTTCCGGTGGGGATGCTTGCCATCTTCTGCTCGACATACATCCTGAAGGTCCCCCGTGCCGTGATGGCGCCCGTCATTCTGCTGTTCTCGCTGGTGGGGGCCTATGCCATTTCCGGAACGGTCACGGCGATCTGGATCGTGCTGGTGCTTGGCCTCGTGGGCTATCTGATGGCAGTGGTGGAGATTCCGCTGGCACCGGCCATTCTCGGTATCGTGCTGGGCAAGATCATCGAAGACAATTTCATGGTTTCGATCATCAAGGCGCAGGGCGATCTGCTGGCATTCTTCGAACGGACCTATTCTCTCGTGCTGGGCATTTTGACGCTGATCATCTGGACCCTGCTCATCATCCGGGCCGTACGCGAGATGATCGCTGGCGATCAGCGGGAAAGAGCCTCTGCAAATTCCCGGAAAAAAGATACGCAGACATCCGAACCGGATGTGTTGCAAGGTTGA
- a CDS encoding tripartite tricarboxylate transporter TctB family protein, translating into MSSQIPTGSVDGPFDRLVICPLAFSCFEKDPALDGVRSRNARFFMFSKDILTGVILSGAGVWTAWEARDFPSLAGMKFGPGLFPTIAGSGLAICGLLVLLTGILSMVRSGGSGQASFGLMPRLSPKAWINSICLVLGVILFAAFLDTVGFHLLALPLMLGLLLLFGINWWKSVLLALGVTMLVHFLFYSFLHVPLPWGLLEPIAW; encoded by the coding sequence ATGTCCAGCCAGATACCGACAGGCTCCGTCGATGGGCCGTTCGACAGGCTGGTGATCTGCCCGTTGGCATTCAGCTGCTTTGAAAAAGACCCCGCGCTTGACGGTGTGAGGTCGAGAAACGCGAGATTCTTCATGTTTAGCAAGGATATTTTGACAGGAGTGATCCTGTCAGGCGCTGGGGTCTGGACAGCCTGGGAGGCACGGGACTTTCCCTCGCTTGCTGGTATGAAATTTGGTCCAGGTCTTTTTCCGACAATTGCCGGAAGCGGATTGGCAATCTGCGGACTTCTGGTTCTGCTCACGGGCATTCTGTCCATGGTTCGGTCCGGAGGGAGTGGGCAGGCTTCGTTCGGCCTCATGCCGCGTCTTTCACCCAAGGCTTGGATCAATTCCATCTGTCTTGTCTTGGGTGTCATCCTGTTCGCCGCTTTTCTTGACACAGTCGGCTTCCATCTTCTGGCGCTGCCGCTGATGTTGGGACTGTTGCTGCTCTTCGGCATCAATTGGTGGAAGTCGGTGCTGCTGGCGCTTGGTGTGACAATGCTTGTCCATTTCCTGTTCTACTCATTCCTGCATGTTCCGCTTCCATGGGGACTGCTGGAACCGATCGCGTGGTGA
- a CDS encoding dihydroxyacetone kinase subunit L, with translation MQTLDAKTVAGLFPRLAARFEAERDALIELDSKVGDSDLGLTMAKAFRAASEAVGALDAPDLSTQMKTAGAAIAKAAPSTMGTLMATGFLRGSKALDGAAALDVAGLAAFWDAYANGVAMRGKAALGDKTVLDVLDPIARCCAAEAGKGASLEVACATAAQAAADALEATKELVAQHGKAAAFQEKSRGLQDAGGTVACILADEFNGFMQAQAAG, from the coding sequence ATGCAGACTCTGGATGCAAAGACCGTTGCCGGCCTCTTTCCCCGTCTGGCTGCCCGCTTCGAGGCGGAGCGGGATGCGCTCATCGAACTCGACAGCAAGGTGGGCGACAGCGACCTCGGGCTGACAATGGCGAAAGCCTTTCGCGCGGCAAGTGAAGCGGTCGGGGCGCTGGACGCTCCCGATCTGTCGACCCAGATGAAAACGGCCGGCGCCGCGATTGCAAAGGCTGCCCCATCGACGATGGGGACGTTGATGGCGACGGGCTTCCTGCGCGGGTCCAAGGCGCTGGATGGCGCTGCAGCGCTTGATGTGGCGGGGCTTGCGGCCTTCTGGGATGCCTACGCCAACGGAGTTGCCATGCGCGGCAAGGCGGCGCTCGGCGACAAGACCGTGCTGGATGTCCTTGATCCGATTGCGCGCTGTTGTGCGGCCGAAGCTGGCAAGGGTGCGTCTCTGGAGGTTGCCTGTGCGACTGCCGCCCAAGCTGCCGCTGACGCTCTGGAAGCCACCAAGGAGCTGGTAGCCCAGCACGGCAAGGCCGCAGCGTTTCAGGAAAAGTCACGCGGGTTGCAGGATGCGGGCGGTACGGTCGCCTGTATTCTTGCCGACGAATTCAACGGGTTCATGCAGGCGCAGGCCGCCGGTTGA
- a CDS encoding tripartite tricarboxylate transporter substrate binding protein, with protein sequence MTRKMITALLGATALGIGALAATAASAECDWKPERAVTYIVPWGAGGGTDANARMLASLLSEEMGQPFNVVNRTGGNGVTGHSALARAKPDGYTIGAATVEINTMHWVGLTDLTYKDITPIAMVDMVPAGFTVAKDSPYKNLQEVLDAAKAEPGKLTGSGTAQGGIWHLALAGLLNAEGMDPAAIRWVPSKGAGPAIKELMAGGVDVITVAQSEAKSLIEQGELKGLAYMNDKRMPALPDVPTTVEQIKSGWTLSAFSSLAGPAGMDKEIACSYEKAALKVMQTKQWAEFKDSRGADVVLMGSDEYASMLAKSDESLGATIKAIGLAK encoded by the coding sequence ATGACGAGAAAAATGATTACTGCCCTGTTGGGGGCAACCGCTTTGGGAATCGGGGCTCTGGCCGCTACGGCAGCTTCTGCCGAATGCGATTGGAAACCAGAGCGCGCCGTTACCTACATTGTGCCATGGGGCGCTGGTGGCGGAACCGATGCCAATGCCCGCATGCTGGCCAGCCTGCTGAGCGAGGAAATGGGGCAGCCATTCAACGTAGTCAACCGCACGGGCGGTAACGGTGTTACCGGGCACTCTGCACTGGCGCGTGCCAAACCGGATGGTTACACCATCGGTGCTGCAACGGTCGAGATCAATACCATGCACTGGGTCGGTCTTACGGATCTTACCTACAAGGACATTACGCCAATCGCCATGGTCGACATGGTGCCCGCCGGATTTACCGTCGCCAAGGATTCTCCCTACAAGAATCTTCAGGAAGTTCTCGATGCAGCCAAGGCAGAACCCGGAAAGCTGACCGGTTCAGGTACCGCTCAGGGCGGCATCTGGCATCTTGCTCTGGCTGGCCTGCTCAATGCCGAGGGCATGGATCCTGCAGCGATCCGCTGGGTTCCATCCAAGGGTGCAGGACCGGCGATCAAGGAACTGATGGCTGGCGGTGTCGACGTCATTACGGTTGCCCAGTCCGAAGCCAAGTCCCTGATCGAGCAGGGTGAGCTCAAGGGGCTTGCCTACATGAACGACAAGCGCATGCCGGCTCTGCCTGACGTGCCGACAACTGTCGAGCAGATCAAGTCCGGCTGGACCCTCTCTGCCTTCAGTTCTTTGGCTGGCCCTGCCGGTATGGACAAGGAAATTGCCTGCTCCTACGAAAAAGCAGCCCTGAAGGTGATGCAGACGAAGCAGTGGGCCGAGTTCAAGGATAGCCGCGGTGCTGATGTTGTGCTCATGGGCTCGGATGAATATGCCAGCATGTTGGCCAAATCCGACGAAAGCCTCGGAGCAACCATCAAGGCGATCGGTCTGGCCAAATAA
- a CDS encoding dihydroxyacetone kinase subunit DhaK produces the protein MKKFLNNPEDFVDEMLEGIYRAHPEVTFADGDMRCFVTANPVPGKVGIVTGGGSGHLPLFLGYVGKNMLDGAGVGGVFQSPSSDQLLSVTKYVDQGAGVLYLYGNYTGDIMNFDMAGELAELDDIETATVVGNDDVASSVVGEEHKRRGVAGIFFLYKVAGAAAAQMKPLAEVKRLTEKAKEQVRTMGVALSPCIVPEVGRPSFQIGDDEMEIGMGIHGEPGITRKTLEPVDAVVKEMADRIFAEQSYVAGDEVAVLMNGLGGTPLEELYIAYRRLGQLLDDKGVKIRHVWLGEFATSMEMAGFSISILKLDDELEPLIAAEVDTPFFKHFAG, from the coding sequence ATGAAAAAGTTCCTCAACAACCCCGAAGATTTTGTCGATGAGATGCTGGAAGGCATTTATCGTGCGCATCCGGAAGTAACCTTTGCCGATGGTGACATGCGGTGTTTCGTCACCGCCAATCCCGTTCCGGGCAAGGTGGGCATTGTCACGGGTGGTGGCTCCGGCCATCTGCCGCTTTTCCTTGGATATGTCGGCAAGAACATGCTCGACGGGGCAGGGGTCGGTGGCGTGTTCCAGTCGCCCAGTTCCGACCAGCTGCTTTCGGTTACCAAATATGTCGATCAGGGTGCTGGCGTTCTCTATCTCTATGGCAACTACACTGGCGACATCATGAATTTTGATATGGCTGGCGAGTTGGCCGAGCTGGACGACATCGAAACAGCAACCGTCGTAGGCAATGATGATGTTGCCTCGTCGGTGGTTGGTGAAGAACACAAGCGGCGCGGGGTTGCCGGCATCTTCTTCCTCTACAAGGTGGCTGGTGCGGCTGCAGCCCAGATGAAGCCGCTGGCTGAAGTCAAGCGACTGACCGAGAAGGCAAAGGAACAGGTGCGCACCATGGGTGTCGCGCTGTCTCCCTGCATCGTGCCAGAAGTGGGCAGGCCAAGTTTCCAGATTGGCGATGACGAGATGGAAATCGGCATGGGCATCCATGGCGAGCCAGGTATCACGCGCAAGACGCTGGAGCCGGTGGATGCTGTTGTCAAGGAAATGGCTGATCGGATCTTTGCCGAACAGTCTTATGTGGCCGGTGATGAGGTGGCCGTGCTGATGAATGGCCTTGGTGGTACGCCGCTTGAGGAACTCTACATTGCCTACCGGCGTCTTGGCCAGTTGCTGGACGACAAGGGCGTCAAGATCCGCCATGTCTGGCTGGGCGAGTTCGCCACCTCCATGGAAATGGCGGGCTTCTCGATCTCCATTCTGAAACTGGACGACGAGCTGGAACCGCTGATCGCTGCGGAAGTCGACACGCCTTTCTTCAAGCATTTCGCCGGTTGA
- a CDS encoding aldolase/citrate lyase family protein has translation MNWLREQLKSGRCVRCIWLELASPALAEAAVWAGWDCVLIDNEHGPADLEATVNMVRAVEAAGGHPIVRVPWNDQVYLKRILELGIKSLMIPMICDKESAEAAAAATHYPPTGTRGYAAPCGRASHYGAKTDYLKTSDEEVFVIGQIEHKDALPNIEAIAQVDGIEMLFIGPNDLAGTIGLLEQLGEDAAEALAAEAEEKIKAAGKYMGTVKRPRWSFGELKDRGHNFLAGPGDIGLFMEAAKAANESMKKEVG, from the coding sequence ATGAACTGGTTGCGTGAACAACTCAAAAGTGGGCGTTGTGTTCGCTGTATCTGGTTGGAACTGGCGTCTCCGGCACTAGCCGAAGCCGCCGTCTGGGCTGGTTGGGACTGTGTCCTGATCGACAACGAGCATGGCCCGGCTGATCTGGAAGCCACGGTCAACATGGTCCGTGCTGTCGAGGCCGCTGGCGGTCACCCGATCGTGCGTGTGCCGTGGAATGATCAGGTCTATCTGAAGCGCATTCTCGAACTCGGCATCAAATCCCTGATGATCCCGATGATCTGCGACAAGGAATCTGCTGAGGCAGCTGCGGCTGCAACCCACTATCCTCCGACAGGAACCCGTGGCTATGCCGCTCCCTGTGGCCGTGCGTCTCACTATGGTGCCAAGACCGACTATCTCAAGACCTCTGACGAGGAAGTCTTTGTCATCGGCCAGATCGAGCACAAGGATGCCCTGCCGAACATTGAAGCCATTGCCCAGGTTGATGGCATCGAAATGCTGTTCATCGGCCCCAATGACCTCGCCGGTACCATCGGTCTGCTGGAACAGTTGGGTGAAGATGCTGCCGAGGCTCTGGCTGCGGAAGCCGAGGAAAAGATCAAGGCTGCAGGCAAGTATATGGGCACGGTCAAACGGCCTCGCTGGAGCTTTGGCGAGTTGAAAGATCGTGGCCACAATTTCCTTGCTGGCCCGGGCGATATCGGCCTGTTCATGGAAGCAGCCAAGGCTGCCAATGAATCGATGAAAAAAGAGGTTGGGTGA
- a CDS encoding MarR family winged helix-turn-helix transcriptional regulator, giving the protein MKVLDHQVISKKNNIASYITLHSLLYKCYPDGMEFRKNQSAGYLLNHLARIFARGLSARIKPLGMTTGTFPALLELWETDGLTQKQLVERLDIEQATMANTLSRMERDGLISRRKDESDGRVQRVWLSERARALRAPAISAALAENEDALSVLSSAEQQQFVALMQKVIETSPGAEDGER; this is encoded by the coding sequence ATGAAGGTTCTTGATCATCAGGTTATCTCCAAAAAAAACAATATAGCAAGCTATATAACATTGCATAGCTTGCTATACAAGTGCTATCCTGATGGCATGGAATTCAGAAAAAACCAATCTGCTGGCTATCTGCTCAATCATCTGGCCCGCATTTTCGCGCGCGGCCTTTCTGCACGGATCAAGCCGCTTGGCATGACGACCGGGACCTTTCCGGCGTTGCTGGAGTTATGGGAAACGGACGGGTTGACCCAGAAACAGCTGGTTGAGCGGCTCGACATCGAACAGGCGACGATGGCCAATACCCTGTCGCGAATGGAGCGGGACGGATTGATTTCGCGAAGGAAGGACGAGAGCGATGGGCGGGTGCAGCGGGTGTGGCTGAGCGAACGCGCCCGGGCTTTGCGTGCCCCGGCGATATCGGCAGCACTTGCGGAAAATGAGGATGCGCTGTCAGTCCTCAGCTCAGCTGAACAGCAACAGTTTGTTGCCCTTATGCAGAAAGTTATCGAAACCAGCCCCGGCGCGGAGGATGGTGAGCGCTAA
- a CDS encoding cysteine rich repeat-containing protein has product MTRKIAIAALVAVFSLLSVGAFAQGSMSMSQMRDIKSACKADVKAYCGSVEPGGGRLVMCLKDNENSISAKCKQMIDALIKQQQEN; this is encoded by the coding sequence ATGACAAGAAAGATCGCCATTGCCGCTCTGGTCGCAGTGTTTTCGTTGCTCTCTGTTGGTGCTTTTGCGCAAGGCTCGATGTCGATGTCGCAGATGCGGGACATCAAGTCTGCCTGCAAGGCCGACGTCAAGGCCTATTGCGGATCGGTTGAACCGGGGGGTGGGCGTCTTGTGATGTGCCTGAAGGATAATGAAAACTCCATCTCTGCCAAGTGCAAGCAGATGATCGACGCCCTGATCAAGCAGCAGCAGGAAAACTAG